The Desulfatitalea tepidiphila genome window below encodes:
- a CDS encoding branched-chain amino acid ABC transporter permease — translation MRGKVKKDFLTYLSRADLWLVLAGIATLLVLPSVLSKSWVSLLIEMMIMALAGCSLNLIVGYGGMVSFGPAGLYGAGAYTTAILLSRYGLPFPLAVLAAPIMAGLVGAVVGWFCVRRNAVYFALLTLAFSQIIWTVIFQWYDFTNGDNGIIGVPIPDYVSSITRSYYFIVVITLFCIFLMWRMVNSPFGITIQSIRENPLRSEFISVAVRRYQLSLFVVSSVFLGVSGALYCVFAGSVFPDYAHWAKSTDMLIVCLLGGLHSFAGPIVGSIVYIFLSKTIAKGTTYWMFYLGMIIAFLVLFMRGGIVGFANEKLAWILNRRNGARRGGER, via the coding sequence ATGAGGGGCAAAGTGAAAAAAGATTTCCTTACGTATTTGAGCCGAGCCGATCTCTGGCTCGTTTTAGCTGGCATAGCGACGCTTCTGGTTTTGCCATCTGTTCTTTCCAAAAGCTGGGTGAGCCTGTTGATCGAGATGATGATCATGGCCTTGGCGGGCTGCTCTTTGAATCTGATTGTGGGTTATGGCGGAATGGTTTCTTTCGGACCGGCCGGCCTTTACGGTGCCGGCGCCTATACCACAGCAATTCTTTTATCGCGCTATGGGCTGCCATTTCCTTTGGCTGTGTTGGCTGCTCCGATTATGGCCGGTTTAGTCGGCGCGGTCGTCGGGTGGTTCTGCGTAAGGCGCAACGCCGTCTATTTTGCCTTGTTGACGCTTGCATTTTCTCAAATCATATGGACCGTCATTTTTCAATGGTACGATTTTACGAATGGAGACAACGGAATCATCGGTGTGCCGATTCCCGACTATGTCTCTTCCATCACCCGATCCTACTATTTCATCGTGGTCATAACATTGTTTTGTATCTTCCTGATGTGGCGGATGGTCAATTCCCCATTCGGCATCACGATCCAGTCCATCAGGGAGAACCCCTTGCGTTCGGAGTTCATCTCCGTGGCGGTCAGACGCTATCAACTTTCTCTATTTGTGGTTTCAAGTGTCTTTTTGGGCGTTTCAGGGGCGCTTTACTGCGTGTTCGCCGGCAGCGTCTTTCCGGATTACGCCCACTGGGCCAAATCCACTGACATGCTCATTGTTTGCCTTCTCGGCGGTCTCCACAGTTTTGCCGGACCGATTGTCGGCTCGATCGTCTACATTTTTTTGAGCAAGACCATCGCCAAAGGCACCACCTACTGGATGTTCTATTTAGGTATGATCATCGCTTTCCTGGTGCTTTTCATGCGAGGTGGCATTGTGGGATTTGCGAATGAAAAACTGGCTTGGATTCTGAATCGGCGCAATGGTGCCAGGAGGGGTGGTGAGCGATGA
- a CDS encoding branched-chain amino acid ABC transporter permease, producing MTFVSFFSQFISGISVGLVLFLIAAGLSLIFGTMRVLNLAHGTFFMVGSFLCFAFSSLFANSSGSFWWALLFAPIGVALIGGILEVLLLRRIYNQDMLYQYILTFALILILGDGLKYFFGVSFKTIEVPWPLGGSVSFWGMSFPIYNLFLIVCGIAIFIFMLALMRYTKLGRIVRAVTLNRDMANALGINVPLVYTGVFMLGCYLAGLAGALMPPMSVVALGADMHVIIECFIIVVIGGLGSLSGAFIGAVILGFLNSFGILVMPKLAVAFPFMLMIFILIVRPHGLMGKPE from the coding sequence GTGACGTTTGTATCGTTTTTCAGTCAATTCATCAGTGGTATCAGTGTGGGGTTGGTCCTTTTCCTCATCGCCGCAGGATTGTCATTGATCTTCGGGACAATGAGGGTTTTGAATCTGGCTCACGGGACTTTTTTTATGGTGGGCAGCTTCCTGTGTTTTGCCTTTTCTTCCCTGTTTGCCAACAGCTCGGGCAGCTTCTGGTGGGCGCTTCTATTCGCTCCCATCGGGGTGGCATTGATAGGTGGAATCCTCGAAGTGCTGCTGCTACGACGCATTTACAACCAAGACATGCTCTATCAGTATATTCTGACGTTCGCGCTGATTCTCATTTTGGGCGACGGCCTGAAATATTTTTTCGGCGTATCCTTTAAGACGATTGAGGTTCCTTGGCCGTTAGGGGGTAGTGTCAGCTTCTGGGGGATGTCGTTTCCGATATACAACCTTTTCCTTATCGTTTGCGGTATCGCAATTTTCATCTTCATGCTTGCCCTGATGCGGTACACGAAGCTGGGTCGGATCGTCCGGGCGGTCACCCTGAACCGCGACATGGCCAATGCCTTGGGGATCAACGTGCCTCTGGTGTATACGGGCGTCTTCATGTTGGGCTGCTATTTGGCAGGACTCGCGGGTGCTCTGATGCCTCCCATGTCTGTCGTCGCCCTGGGGGCGGATATGCACGTCATAATCGAATGCTTCATCATCGTCGTGATCGGCGGTCTGGGAAGCCTGTCCGGTGCGTTCATTGGTGCCGTAATCCTTGGATTTTTAAATTCTTTCGGCATATTGGTGATGCCCAAGCTGGCCGTTGCGTTTCCCTTTATGCTGATGATCTTCATTTTAATCGTGCGACCGCACGGGCTGATGGGGAAACCGGAATAA